A portion of the Scleropages formosus chromosome 15, fSclFor1.1, whole genome shotgun sequence genome contains these proteins:
- the angel1 gene encoding protein angel homolog 1, with protein sequence MNHGSEGPPRGRVPGEGPQDAPAAGARPRLPGGVALDVLAAEEQRQGFDSGERVGDGGCPSAGDSDMELETEDEGWGDNRAEDEEELWEGRAAKGKVADGVCPRRGTEERGAVTALLGAQSDRGLGTALHLGAAACVDWDSSDWHFSSEPGLDHLVHCPPWQFPYMSYYALPQQVVPFGGTEPCGTALLNRVWEDVPESREQAAPGDPFTFTVMSYNILAQELLEANAQLYHHCEPHVLHWEFRLQNILRDFDEWRPDIMCLQEVQENHFTDHLQPALSKLGYSCVYKQRTGAKTDGCAICYRRSSFSQVSVRLVEFFRPQIEVLNRHNVGVVLLLQPVGPSGSEAMAQGPPLCVATTHLLFNPRRGDVKLAQLAVLLAEIDDAVKPWKSKGMHCPIVLCGDFNAVPNMPLYQLITTGQLYYHGMPAWMISGQEDLSYRAHHQMLFAPLLPGDLGITRSCQYVAGHKGATQSKESGGVEHGSRSAGRLQYSHEFLEQFRFCEAARVRPQDLETIPGVTDATPDQGQWKPNVHRFSNTLCHELNLRSAYSHYMSGTGHPEVTTMHSDFGTTVDYIFYSSGPGRHMDHRGGKLKQDVCLKLTGRLSLLSEENLWLTKGLPNDVLSSDHLFLLARFQLGHSSV encoded by the exons ATGAATCATGGCAGCGAAGGCCCCCCCAGGGGCCGGGTTCCCGGCGAGGGACCCCAGGACGCCCCTGCTGCCGGCGCGCGGCCTCGGCTGCCGGGAGGCGTGGCCCTCGACGTCCTGGCCGCCGAGGAGCAGCGTCAGGGGTTCGATTCGGGGGAACGGGTGGGGGACGGGGGGTGTCCCTCGGCGGGCGACAGCGACATGGAGCTGGAGACCGAAGACGAGGGGTGGGGAGACAACCGGgcggaggatgaggaggagctcTGGGAAGGACGAGCGGCGAAAGGAAAGGTGGCTGACGGCGTGTGTCCGCGGCGGGGCACGGAGGAGCGCGGCGCTGTGACGGCGCTCCTTGGCGCGCAGTCCGACCGGGGGCTCGGCACCGCGCTCCACCTGGGCGCCGCCGCGTGCGTGGACTGGGACTCCAGCGACTGGCACTTCTCCTCAGAGCCTGGCTTAGACCACCTTGTCCACTGCCCCCCTTGGCAGTTCCCTTACATGAGCTACTACGCTTTGCCCCAGCAGGTGGTGCCCTTTGGAG GGACCGAACCCTGTGGTACCGCGCTGCTGAACAGGGTGTGGGAGGACGTGCCCGAAAGCCGGGAGCAGGCGGCCCCCGGGGACCCGTTCACGTTCACCGTCATGTCCTATAACATCCTGGctcaggagctgctggaggccaACGCGCAGCTGTACCACCACTGCGAGCCGCACGTCCTGCACTGGGAGTTCCGCCTGCAGAACATCTTGCGCGACTTTGACGAGTGGAGGCCTGAT ATCATGTGCCTGCAGGAGGTCCAGGAGAACCACTTCACAGACCATCTTCAGCCGGCACTGAGTAAACTGG GCTACAGCTGTGTGTACAAGCAACGCACCGGTGCCAAGACAGACGGCTGTGCCATCTGCTACCGGCGGTCATCCTTCTCCCAGGTCTCCGTCCGCCTGGTGGAATTCTTCAGGCCCCAGATAGAAGTTCTGAACCGGCACAATGTGGGTGTggtgctgctcctccagcccGTGGGCCCTTCGGGGTCAGAGGCCATGGCGCAGGGGCCGCCCCTCTGCGTTGCCACTACACACCTGCTGTTCAACCCCAGGAGGGGCGACGTGAAGCTGGCCCAGCTGGCTGTGCTGTTGGCAGAGATCGACGATGCAGTGAAGCCGTGGAAGTCAAAAGGCATGCATTGTCCCATCGTCCTCTGCGGCGACTTTAATGCAGTTCCCAACATGCCCCTGTACCAGCTCATTACCACCGGGCAACTGTACTACCACGGGATGCCAGCCTGGATG ATTTCTGGGCAAGAGGACTTGTCTTACAGAGCTCATCACCAAATGCTGTTCGCCCCCTTGTTGCCAGGCGACCTGGGCATCACTCGCAGCTGCCAGTATGTGGCTGGGCACAAGGGGGCGACACAGAGCAAGGAATCGGGTGGTGTGGAGCATGGCTCCAGGAGTGCTG GGAGACTCCAGTACAGCCACGAATTCCTCGAGCAGTTTCGCTTCTGTGAGGCTGCACGTGTCCGTCCCCAGGACCTGGAAACGATTCCAGGGGTGACGGATGCCACGCCAG ATCAAGGCCAGTGGAAGCCAAACGTGCACAG GTTCAGTAACACACTTTGCCATGAGCTGAACTTGCGCTCAGCCTACAGCCACTACATGAGCGGCACGGGTCACCCCGAAGTCACTACGATGCACTCAGATTTTGGTACCACAGTCGACTACATCTTCTATTCCTCTGGCCCTGGTAGACACATGGACCACCGGG gggGCAAGCTCAAGCAGGATGTGTGCCTGAAGCTCACAGGTCGCCTTTCGCTCCTGTCGGAGGAGAACCTGTGGCTGACGAAAGGACTGCCCAATGATGTCTTGTCGTCGGACCACCTTTTCCTCTTGGCCAGGTTCCAACTGGGACACAGCTCTGTGTAA
- the lrrc74a gene encoding leucine-rich repeat-containing protein 74A codes for MSAEEGRGTALPGLSVESLRLEDRTPSPPADDGWDTDLEADEEAESNPHLSQTELYLQACRALGVVPVSYYLRHLGASTLNLNHHGLGPLGAKALATALATDVRIAALELEDNFLLSEGTRYIVEMLKSNSSIQHLNLSSNHLRAAGAECVAKMLPDNVSLRSIRLSGNGFVDEDARCFADAFSNNHRVKELDLSHNRFCGRGGEYLSQMLANNEGLETVDLSWNHLRMKGAVALSAGLKVNITLKHLDLSWNGFGNEGALALGEALKYNDTLVHLDLSHNRVTNEGARTLCRGLEINDTLRVLRLAYNSLTVEGALVLLSTVKNSSRCALEEINISNVLVDENFVQLLEVTCQEHPGLEVRYGGVGGFIAKKPPKRPDPMKVIQDYLDERKLRLWDFFRNIDKDGTMRVPVSDFRKAVQQSSIPLDRYQIEELIQKLDKERTGSVDYR; via the exons ATGAGTGCCGAAGAAGGGAGAGGGACGGCTCTACCTGGGCTCTCCGTGGAGTCCCTCCGCCTAGAGGACAGGACCCCATCACCCCCGGCAGACGACGGCTGGGACACGGACCTGGAAGCAGACG AAGAGGCGGAGAGCAACCCCCATCTGTCCCAGACTGAGCTGTACCTGCAGGCCTGCCGGGCGCTGGGTGTGGTCCCTGTCAGTTACTACCTGCGACATCTGGGCGCCAGCACCCTGAACCTCAACCACCATGGCCTGGGGCCTCTGGGGGCCAAGGCGCTGGCCACAGCCCTTGCG ACGGATGTGCGCATCGCAGCACTGGAGCTGGAGGACAATTTTTTGCTGTCTGAAGGGACCCGGTACATAGTGGAAATGCTCAAGTCAAATTCCAGCATTCAGCATCTG AACCTCTCCAGCAACCACCTGCGCGCTGCAGGCGCCGAGTGCGTCGCCAAAATGTTGCCGGACAACGTCTCGCTGCGGTCCATCAGACTTTCAG GCAACGGGTTCGTAGATGAAGATGCTAGATGCTTTGCTGATGCCTTCTCG AACAACCACAGGGTGAAGGAGCTGGACCTGAGCCACAACAGGTTCTGTGGACGAGGGGGAGAGTATCTGAGCCAGATGTTAG CAAACAATGAGGGTCTGGAGACTGTGGACCTGAGCTGGAATCACCTCCGAATGAAAGGGGCTGTCGCACTGTCTGCGGGACTCAAG GTGAACATTACATTGAAACACCTGGACCTGTCATGGAACGGCTTTGGGAACGAGGGCGCCCTGGCCCTGGGGGAAGCTCTCAAGTACAACGACACCTTGGTGCACCTGGACCTTAGCCACAACCGCGTCACCAACGAGGGGGCGCGCACATTGTGCCGGGGCCTGGAGATCAACGACACGCTGCGGGTGCTGCGG CTCGCCTACAACTCGCTGACGGTGGAGGGAGCGCTGGTTCTACTCAGCACCGTGAAGAACAGCTCCAGATGCGCTCTGGAGGAAATCAACATCTCA AATGTGCTGGTGGACGAGAACTTTGTGCAGCTGCTCGAGGTCACCTGCCAGGAGCATCCGGGCTTAGAGGTGCGCTACGGGGGTGTTGGGGGCTTCATCGCCAAGAAACCCCCCAAACGTCCTGACCCCATGAAGGTCATCCAG GATTACCTAGATGAGCGCAAGCTTCGCCTGTGGGACTTTTTCCGGAACATCGACAAGGACGGCACCATGCGCGTCCCGGTCTCGGACTTCCGTAAGGCCGTGCAG CAATCCAGCATACCCCTGGACCGATATCAGATCGAGGAACTCATACAGAAACTGGACAAAGAACGGACAGGAAGCGTGGACTACAGGTGa